Proteins encoded together in one Streptomyces sp. B1I3 window:
- a CDS encoding PLP-dependent cysteine synthase family protein: MDASEHRGDGGVEATVDVDRSDPEYRAWLKEAVRKVQADANRSADTHLLRFPLPEGWGIDLYLKDESTHPTGSLKHRLARSLFLYGLCNGWIRPGKPVIEASSGSTAVSEAYFAKLIGVPFIAVMPRTTSPEKCRLIEFHGGQGHFVDDARRIYEESALLAAETGGHFMDQFTYAERATDWRGNNNIAESIYQQLRMERYPEPAWIVATAGTGGTSATIGRYVRYMQHDTRICVPDPENSCFFDGWTRQDPLATSDCGSRIEGIGRPRMEPSFVPGAIDRMMKVPDAATVAAVRVLERAIGRRAGGSTGTGLWSALRLVAEMVEQGSTGSVVTLFCDPGDRYLDKYYSDAWLSEQNLDIRPYTETIERFLATGAWSG, encoded by the coding sequence ATGGACGCCAGCGAGCACAGAGGTGACGGAGGGGTCGAGGCGACCGTGGACGTCGACCGCAGCGACCCCGAGTACCGGGCCTGGCTCAAGGAGGCGGTGCGCAAGGTCCAGGCGGACGCCAACCGTTCCGCGGACACCCACCTCCTGCGCTTCCCGCTGCCCGAGGGGTGGGGCATCGATCTCTACCTCAAGGACGAGTCCACGCACCCCACGGGCAGCCTCAAGCACCGGCTGGCGCGTTCGCTCTTCCTCTACGGGCTGTGCAACGGCTGGATCCGCCCCGGCAAGCCGGTCATCGAGGCGTCCAGCGGCTCGACCGCGGTGTCGGAGGCGTACTTCGCCAAACTGATCGGTGTTCCGTTCATCGCGGTCATGCCCCGCACCACCAGCCCCGAGAAGTGCCGGCTGATCGAATTCCACGGCGGACAGGGCCACTTCGTCGACGACGCCCGCAGGATCTACGAGGAGTCCGCACTCCTGGCGGCGGAGACCGGCGGACACTTCATGGACCAGTTCACCTACGCGGAGCGAGCCACGGACTGGCGGGGCAACAACAACATCGCGGAGTCCATCTACCAGCAACTCAGGATGGAGCGGTACCCCGAACCCGCCTGGATCGTCGCCACGGCCGGCACCGGCGGCACCTCCGCGACCATCGGGCGCTACGTCCGCTACATGCAGCACGACACGCGGATCTGCGTACCCGACCCGGAGAACTCCTGTTTCTTCGACGGCTGGACCCGCCAGGACCCGCTGGCCACCAGCGACTGCGGCTCACGCATCGAGGGCATCGGACGGCCCCGGATGGAGCCGAGCTTCGTGCCCGGCGCCATCGACCGGATGATGAAGGTACCGGACGCCGCCACCGTCGCCGCCGTTCGCGTACTCGAGCGCGCCATCGGCCGCAGGGCGGGCGGTTCGACCGGCACGGGCCTGTGGAGCGCCCTGAGACTCGTGGCCGAGATGGTGGAGCAGGGCAGCACCGGCAGCGTCGTCACGCTCTTCTGCGATCCGGGCGACCGGTACCTCGACAAGTACTACTCCGACGCCTGGCTGAGCGAGCAGAACCTGGACATCCGGCCGTACACGGAGACGATCGAGCGCTTCCTGGCCACCGGGGCCTGGAGCGGCTGA
- a CDS encoding sensor histidine kinase: MDEQRAHGSTGPRRGPGGYGPPGRLRGLRLRDGDRLPWLSTVVLGVVVMAGTTVAAHGQGREPLGAVARLLLTVAVAVLLVRHRHPVAAVAGTSAATLAYLALGYPYGPVLLAVAVGCVSAIVSGHRKAAWWSLGALWAGHVLVSHWLYRWLPPEGDGPAPWGQEAFITAWVVAIVAAAELLRVRREQWAAARAEREAAERRRADEERLRMARELHDVLAHSISVINVQAGVGLALLDADPEQARTALTTIKSASKEALGEVRQVLENLRTPGDAPRAPAPGLDRLPELVDQAADAGLTVTVEPEDGTRRAVPPGTDLAAFRIVQEALTNVVRHSGSRTAEVRIAYGDGRIRLRVDDEGPATGRDAGGSGNGLIGMRERAAALGGTIDAGPRPGGGFRVTAELPLRPGPGGPDAPPDGAGPEAKETP; the protein is encoded by the coding sequence ATGGACGAGCAGCGAGCGCACGGAAGCACGGGCCCCCGCCGCGGCCCCGGCGGCTACGGGCCTCCGGGGCGGCTGCGCGGGCTGCGGCTGCGGGACGGCGACCGGCTGCCCTGGCTGTCGACGGTGGTGCTCGGTGTGGTCGTGATGGCCGGGACGACCGTCGCGGCGCACGGGCAGGGCCGTGAGCCGCTCGGTGCCGTCGCCCGGTTGCTGCTGACCGTCGCGGTCGCGGTCCTGCTGGTGCGTCACCGCCATCCGGTGGCGGCCGTCGCCGGGACGTCTGCCGCGACCCTGGCCTATCTGGCGCTGGGCTATCCGTACGGCCCCGTGCTCCTCGCCGTCGCCGTCGGATGCGTCAGCGCCATCGTGTCGGGGCACCGAAAGGCGGCCTGGTGGTCGCTGGGTGCGCTCTGGGCGGGGCACGTCCTGGTGTCCCACTGGCTGTACCGGTGGCTGCCGCCGGAGGGTGACGGTCCGGCGCCGTGGGGCCAGGAGGCGTTCATCACGGCCTGGGTCGTGGCGATCGTCGCCGCGGCGGAACTCCTGCGGGTACGCCGTGAGCAGTGGGCGGCGGCGCGGGCGGAGCGGGAGGCCGCGGAGCGGCGACGGGCCGACGAGGAGCGACTGCGCATGGCCCGTGAGCTCCATGACGTGCTGGCGCACAGCATCTCCGTCATCAACGTCCAGGCCGGGGTGGGGCTGGCCCTGCTAGACGCGGATCCGGAGCAGGCCCGCACCGCCCTCACCACCATCAAGTCGGCGAGCAAGGAGGCGCTCGGCGAGGTACGCCAGGTCCTCGAGAACCTCCGTACCCCGGGTGACGCCCCCCGGGCCCCGGCCCCGGGGCTGGACCGGCTCCCCGAACTGGTCGATCAGGCGGCGGACGCGGGTCTGACCGTGACCGTGGAGCCGGAGGACGGCACGCGGAGAGCGGTTCCGCCCGGCACCGACCTCGCGGCCTTCCGCATCGTGCAGGAGGCTCTGACGAACGTCGTGCGGCATTCGGGTTCGCGTACCGCGGAGGTCCGCATCGCCTACGGCGACGGGCGCATCCGGCTCCGCGTCGACGACGAGGGCCCTGCGACGGGCCGCGACGCCGGAGGCAGCGGAAACGGGCTCATCGGCATGCGGGAGCGGGCCGCCGCGCTGGGTGGCACGATCGACGCGGGCCCTCGCCCCGGCGGCGGTTTCCGGGTCACGGCGGAGCTCCCGCTGCGACCCGGTCCGGGCGGTCCGGACGCGCCCCCGGACGGAGCGGGACCTGAAGCGAAGGAGACACCGTGA
- a CDS encoding DeoR/GlpR family DNA-binding transcription regulator — MSENQNLLAEQRRALILDDVRKRGGVRVNELTRKLNVSDMTIRRDLDALARQGVIEKVHGGAVPVVEASTHEPGFEAKSTLELSAKEEIAQAAAAMAVPGSAIALSGGTTTFALARHLLDVPGLTVVTNSVRVADVFHDAQRPTAAGGTRSGAATVVLTGGVRTPSDSLVGPVADRAIGSLHFDVLFIGVHGISVEAGLSTPNLAEAETNRRLVRAARRVVVVADHTKWGTVGLSSFASLDEVDTFVTDAGLPAGPRQEIEEHLPGLVVAGGAADE, encoded by the coding sequence TTGAGCGAGAACCAGAACCTGCTCGCTGAGCAGCGGCGTGCCCTCATCCTCGACGACGTGCGCAAGCGCGGCGGGGTCCGGGTCAACGAGTTGACCCGCAAGCTGAACGTCTCCGACATGACCATCCGCCGGGACCTGGACGCGCTGGCCCGCCAGGGGGTCATCGAGAAGGTGCACGGCGGCGCCGTCCCGGTCGTCGAGGCGAGCACGCACGAGCCGGGTTTCGAGGCGAAGTCCACGCTGGAGCTCAGCGCCAAGGAGGAGATCGCCCAGGCTGCGGCCGCGATGGCCGTGCCCGGCAGTGCGATCGCGTTGTCCGGCGGCACGACCACGTTCGCGCTGGCCCGTCACCTCCTGGACGTACCGGGGCTGACGGTGGTGACGAACTCGGTCCGGGTCGCCGACGTCTTCCACGACGCGCAGCGTCCGACGGCGGCCGGTGGCACGCGGTCGGGGGCGGCGACGGTGGTGCTGACCGGCGGGGTCCGTACGCCGTCGGACTCGCTCGTCGGCCCGGTCGCGGACCGCGCGATCGGTTCCCTCCATTTCGACGTGCTGTTCATCGGGGTGCACGGGATCTCGGTCGAGGCCGGACTCTCGACCCCGAACCTCGCGGAGGCCGAGACGAACCGCCGCCTGGTGCGCGCCGCACGGCGGGTCGTGGTGGTCGCCGACCACACCAAGTGGGGCACGGTCGGGCTGAGTTCGTTCGCCTCGCTCGACGAGGTGGACACGTTCGTCACGGACGCGGGCCTGCCGGCCGGTCCGCGCCAGGAGATCGAGGAGCACCTGCCCGGCCTGGTCGTGGCGGGCGGCGCCGCGGACGAATAG
- a CDS encoding DUF6332 family protein, with the protein MGRRTQAERDAMTIETGYAVASGALVAAATFFGVLLPALLLDLPGAGDRLLLRAGAVLGTLAFAVRVVHVLWRFPHAGEGRPGPAVQPSQPGRTSPDS; encoded by the coding sequence ATGGGACGACGCACACAGGCGGAACGGGACGCGATGACCATCGAGACCGGCTACGCCGTGGCGAGCGGCGCCCTGGTGGCCGCGGCCACGTTCTTCGGCGTCCTCCTGCCCGCCCTGCTCCTCGATCTGCCCGGTGCCGGTGACCGCCTCCTGCTCCGGGCCGGAGCGGTGCTGGGCACGCTGGCGTTCGCGGTGCGCGTGGTCCATGTGCTGTGGCGTTTCCCGCATGCCGGGGAAGGCCGGCCCGGACCAGCCGTTCAGCCCAGCCAGCCGGGCCGTACGAGCCCCGACTCGTAG
- a CDS encoding DUF4865 family protein: protein MHAMQYEITLPADYDMEIIRRRIATRGHLLDDFPGLGLKAFLIRERGETSPVDQYAPLYLWSAPEGMNAFLRCPGFQGIVDDFGRPQVQHWSGLSYLEGPSADAVPRTALRHRVRIEDSVRPAEAVEAALAEHRGTAASPGAVAAALALDPRLWELLHFTLWEHEPPGPVPGDRYEVLHLSAPERARLARTGQW from the coding sequence TTGCACGCCATGCAGTACGAGATCACCCTGCCCGCCGACTACGACATGGAGATCATCCGCAGGCGCATCGCGACGAGGGGCCACCTCCTGGACGACTTCCCGGGTCTCGGCCTCAAGGCGTTCCTGATCCGGGAACGCGGCGAGACGTCACCGGTCGATCAGTACGCCCCGCTGTATCTGTGGTCGGCGCCCGAGGGCATGAACGCCTTCCTGCGCTGTCCCGGTTTCCAGGGCATCGTCGACGACTTCGGGCGCCCGCAGGTGCAGCACTGGTCGGGGCTCTCCTACCTCGAGGGCCCCTCGGCGGACGCGGTCCCCCGAACGGCGCTCCGCCACCGTGTGCGGATCGAGGACTCGGTGCGACCGGCCGAGGCGGTGGAGGCGGCGCTGGCGGAGCACCGCGGGACGGCCGCCTCGCCGGGGGCCGTCGCCGCGGCGCTCGCCCTCGATCCGCGCCTCTGGGAACTGCTCCACTTCACGCTGTGGGAACACGAGCCCCCCGGGCCGGTGCCCGGCGACCGCTACGAAGTACTGCACCTCTCCGCCCCGGAGCGTGCACGGCTGGCCCGGACCGGGCAGTGGTGA
- a CDS encoding SHOCT domain-containing protein, which yields MNTLAYGGPGPWVLLFPIIWAAVVIGVVTLLRRTVRCGRHASWQQYGGRRGERAEHSPIDLLGRRFAAGEIDEDEYWRRLSVLDEPYGRFGKDGPA from the coding sequence ATGAACACCCTGGCGTACGGCGGACCCGGGCCCTGGGTCCTTCTCTTCCCGATCATCTGGGCGGCCGTCGTCATCGGCGTCGTCACACTGCTGCGCCGCACCGTACGGTGCGGGCGCCACGCCTCGTGGCAGCAGTACGGTGGCCGCCGGGGCGAGCGCGCAGAGCACTCGCCGATCGACCTCCTGGGCAGGCGGTTCGCCGCCGGGGAGATCGACGAGGACGAGTACTGGCGCAGGCTCTCCGTCCTGGACGAGCCCTACGGGCGCTTCGGCAAGGACGGTCCGGCATGA
- a CDS encoding ROK family protein, producing the protein MNGKSTTTRTKLERGRSALGPALELVHTGRAPTRAVLTSELGVTRATAGAVAAELEALGLIRVDSSPGSAAGSQGRPSHRLSVRDSGPVALAAQVHSDGFRAALVGLGGRIMATAPGCVTVMADPAQVLGEVVEAGARLLRESGLRCVGAGLAVPSAVAEPEGTALNPMHLAWPAGAPVREIFSARVRAAGITGPAFTGNDVNLAALAEHRHGAGRGAQHLLCVATGHRGVGGALVLDGRLHTGSSGLALEVGHLTVNPEGRPCHCGGRGCLDVETDPLAFLTAARRDPGPEESLLKQAGDLLRTEYGDPCVRAAAQELIDRLGLGLAGLVNILNPDRIILGGLHRDLLEADPERLRAVVADRSLWGRSGSVPILSCTLAHNSLVGAAELAWQPVLDDPLAALA; encoded by the coding sequence ATGAACGGCAAGTCGACCACCACGCGGACGAAGTTGGAGAGGGGCCGCAGCGCGCTCGGGCCTGCCCTGGAGCTGGTGCACACCGGCCGGGCGCCCACTCGTGCCGTCCTGACCTCCGAACTCGGGGTCACCCGTGCCACCGCGGGCGCCGTGGCCGCCGAGCTGGAGGCGCTCGGCCTCATCAGGGTCGACTCGAGCCCCGGCTCCGCGGCAGGTTCGCAAGGTCGCCCCTCGCACCGGCTGTCCGTGAGGGACAGCGGCCCCGTCGCCCTTGCCGCCCAGGTGCACTCCGACGGCTTCCGCGCCGCGCTCGTGGGGCTCGGGGGCAGGATCATGGCCACCGCGCCGGGCTGCGTGACCGTCATGGCCGACCCCGCCCAGGTGCTGGGCGAGGTCGTCGAAGCGGGTGCCCGGCTGCTGCGCGAGAGCGGGCTGCGCTGCGTGGGCGCCGGGCTCGCCGTGCCCTCCGCGGTCGCCGAACCGGAGGGCACCGCCCTCAACCCCATGCACCTGGCCTGGCCGGCGGGCGCCCCCGTCCGGGAGATCTTCTCCGCCCGCGTGCGTGCGGCCGGGATCACCGGCCCGGCGTTCACCGGCAACGACGTCAATCTCGCCGCCCTCGCCGAGCACCGGCACGGCGCCGGCCGCGGCGCCCAGCACCTGCTCTGCGTGGCCACCGGCCACCGGGGCGTGGGTGGCGCCCTCGTCCTGGACGGCCGTCTGCACACAGGGAGTTCAGGGCTCGCCCTGGAAGTGGGACACCTCACGGTGAACCCCGAGGGGCGCCCCTGCCACTGCGGTGGACGCGGCTGCCTGGACGTGGAGACCGACCCGCTCGCCTTCCTCACCGCCGCGCGCAGGGACCCCGGCCCCGAGGAGTCGCTCCTCAAGCAGGCCGGCGACCTGCTGCGCACGGAGTACGGCGACCCCTGCGTGCGGGCCGCCGCGCAGGAGCTGATCGACCGGCTCGGCCTCGGCCTGGCCGGCCTGGTCAACATCCTGAACCCGGACCGCATCATCCTTGGCGGGCTGCACCGCGATCTCCTGGAGGCCGATCCCGAACGGCTGCGGGCGGTCGTGGCCGACCGCAGCCTGTGGGGCCGCAGCGGCAGCGTGCCGATCCTGTCCTGCACCCTGGCCCACAACAGCCTGGTGGGCGCCGCGGAACTCGCCTGGCAGCCCGTGCTCGACGACCCGCTGGCCGCCCTGGCCTGA
- a CDS encoding ATP-binding protein: MISEPSRHCAVELQALPSRIGQVRRIISAQLRYWHLDPLIDHAALGVTELLTNVHRHAQPDKSCTVEIELLLDRLTVSVHDHDPRLPTVNDADASATSGRGLALVAAVSESWGVRPSDDAGKVVWFTLPAPSFATALPPLPVYGSTTDGPFGSGPGILTEPVAARTRSRSTVVG; encoded by the coding sequence GTGATCAGCGAGCCAAGCAGGCACTGCGCGGTGGAGCTCCAGGCCCTGCCGTCGCGGATCGGTCAGGTCCGCAGAATCATCTCGGCGCAATTGCGCTACTGGCATCTCGATCCCCTGATCGACCATGCCGCGCTCGGCGTCACAGAACTGCTGACCAACGTTCACCGGCATGCACAGCCGGACAAATCGTGCACCGTCGAGATCGAGCTGCTGCTCGACCGCCTGACGGTCTCCGTCCACGACCACGACCCCCGGCTGCCGACGGTGAACGATGCCGACGCCTCCGCCACCTCCGGGCGCGGGCTGGCACTCGTCGCCGCTGTCAGCGAGAGCTGGGGCGTACGACCGAGCGACGACGCGGGGAAGGTCGTCTGGTTCACCCTCCCCGCCCCTTCCTTCGCCACCGCCCTACCGCCCCTTCCGGTGTACGGGTCGACGACCGACGGGCCTTTCGGCTCCGGCCCCGGGATCCTCACGGAGCCGGTGGCGGCCCGAACACGGTCCCGGTCGACCGTCGTCGGCTGA
- a CDS encoding TetR/AcrR family transcriptional regulator: MNTPDRLVEATRELLWERGYVGTSPKAIQRRAGVGQGSMYHHFGGKPDLALAAVLRTCAQVREAAGRLLDTPGTAYGRISAYLLREREVLRGCPVGRLTMDPEIVADDGLRAPVEETIGWLRGRLTEIVQEGLDAGEFSPDLVPAETAAAVVATVQGGYVLARASGSPVAFDAAVTGLLALLAPRTPTA, from the coding sequence ATGAACACTCCGGACCGCTTGGTCGAGGCGACCAGGGAGCTCCTGTGGGAGCGCGGTTACGTGGGCACCAGCCCCAAGGCGATCCAGCGGCGGGCGGGCGTCGGCCAGGGCAGCATGTACCACCACTTCGGGGGCAAGCCGGATCTGGCCCTCGCCGCCGTCCTCCGCACGTGCGCGCAGGTGCGGGAGGCTGCCGGGCGCCTGCTGGACACCCCGGGCACGGCGTACGGGCGGATCTCCGCATACCTGCTGCGGGAGCGCGAGGTCCTGCGGGGATGCCCGGTGGGGCGTCTGACGATGGATCCGGAGATCGTGGCCGACGACGGACTGCGCGCACCGGTGGAGGAGACGATCGGCTGGTTGCGGGGCCGGCTCACCGAGATCGTCCAGGAGGGCCTGGACGCGGGCGAGTTCTCGCCGGACCTCGTTCCCGCGGAGACAGCGGCGGCCGTCGTCGCCACCGTCCAGGGCGGATACGTCCTGGCCCGCGCGTCCGGCTCACCCGTCGCGTTCGACGCGGCGGTCACGGGCCTGCTGGCCCTGCTCGCCCCCCGCACACCGACTGCCTGA
- a CDS encoding SCO4225 family membrane protein, giving the protein MTDRIHNARLRMNNARLRKSARLTFGNAASRVYLALVAAAAVFVAVDTLFVAHDDASFAGVWLFFLAAPTVFVFLVGGSVAGADAGGPAWFLYLGLVVSVLVQACALGWFSQLLRGTGRGRSARPQGA; this is encoded by the coding sequence ATGACCGACCGGATACACAACGCACGGCTCCGGATGAACAACGCGCGGCTGAGGAAGTCGGCGCGGCTGACCTTCGGCAACGCGGCCTCGCGCGTCTACCTCGCCCTGGTGGCGGCGGCTGCGGTGTTCGTCGCCGTGGACACGCTGTTCGTGGCGCACGACGATGCCTCGTTCGCCGGTGTATGGCTGTTCTTCCTGGCGGCGCCGACCGTCTTCGTCTTCCTCGTCGGCGGCTCCGTGGCCGGTGCGGACGCGGGCGGCCCCGCGTGGTTCCTGTACCTCGGCCTGGTCGTGTCGGTGCTCGTCCAGGCCTGCGCGCTGGGCTGGTTCTCGCAGCTGCTGCGCGGCACCGGCCGGGGCCGCTCCGCCCGCCCGCAGGGGGCTTGA
- a CDS encoding response regulator transcription factor: MIRVVLADDQLLVRAGFRALLDAQPDIEVAGEAADGAEAVRLVRRLRPDTVLMDIRMPRLDGLAATRAITCDPALHEVKVVMLTTFELDEYVFEAIRSGASGFLVKDTEPEELLRAVRAVVAGDALLSPGVTRRLIAEFAARSKEPATATVLDALTEREREVMALAGMGLSNEEIARRLVVSPLTAKTHVSRAMVKLGARDRAQLVVLAYESGLVRPGWLG, encoded by the coding sequence GTGATCCGCGTCGTGCTCGCCGACGACCAACTGCTGGTCCGGGCGGGTTTCCGCGCCCTCCTGGACGCCCAGCCGGACATCGAGGTGGCGGGGGAGGCCGCCGACGGCGCGGAAGCCGTGCGTCTCGTGCGCCGGCTCCGGCCCGACACGGTGCTCATGGACATCCGGATGCCACGACTGGACGGGCTGGCCGCGACCCGCGCGATCACCTGTGACCCCGCGCTGCACGAGGTGAAGGTGGTCATGCTCACCACCTTCGAACTCGACGAGTACGTGTTCGAGGCCATCCGCTCCGGGGCTTCCGGCTTCCTGGTCAAGGACACCGAGCCGGAGGAACTGCTGCGGGCGGTACGGGCCGTGGTGGCAGGGGACGCCCTGCTGTCACCGGGGGTGACGCGCCGGTTGATCGCCGAGTTCGCCGCCCGGTCCAAGGAGCCGGCGACGGCCACGGTCCTGGACGCACTGACCGAACGCGAGCGCGAGGTGATGGCGCTCGCCGGCATGGGGCTCTCCAACGAGGAGATCGCCCGCAGACTGGTCGTCAGCCCGCTGACCGCCAAGACCCACGTGAGTCGTGCCATGGTGAAGCTCGGCGCCAGGGACCGGGCGCAACTCGTCGTACTCGCCTACGAGTCGGGGCTCGTACGGCCCGGCTGGCTGGGCTGA
- a CDS encoding SRPBCC family protein — MAVFRIERFTPLPAAEAWRRVTDWERHAGTVPLTSVTVPTGPPTRTGTVFVARTGLGPLGFDDPMEVVRWLPPAAGRAGLCELEKRGSVVLGRASIDVRPTGSGAHVIWVEEVRVRLLPRWGDPLLRTAGRRAFGRVLDTLLAD, encoded by the coding sequence GTGGCCGTCTTCCGGATCGAGCGCTTCACTCCCCTCCCCGCCGCCGAGGCGTGGCGCCGGGTGACCGACTGGGAACGGCACGCGGGGACCGTCCCGCTCACCTCGGTCACCGTCCCGACGGGTCCGCCCACCAGGACGGGCACGGTCTTCGTGGCCCGCACGGGACTGGGGCCGCTGGGGTTCGACGACCCGATGGAAGTGGTGCGGTGGTTGCCGCCCGCAGCCGGCCGGGCGGGCCTGTGCGAACTGGAGAAGCGCGGGTCCGTGGTGCTGGGCCGGGCGTCGATCGACGTCCGGCCGACCGGCTCGGGAGCGCATGTCATCTGGGTCGAGGAGGTGCGGGTGCGGCTGCTGCCCCGGTGGGGCGACCCACTTCTCAGGACGGCGGGGCGACGGGCTTTCGGCCGTGTGCTCGACACTCTCCTCGCGGACTGA
- a CDS encoding maleylpyruvate isomerase family mycothiol-dependent enzyme yields METTEHVTALSTEGRALVAAARAAGPDAPVPTCPGWRVRDLLRHTGTVHRWATAFVAEGHRTHRPAGGEPDLDGDELVGWFAEGHGLLVDALRTAPPGLECWAFLPAPSPLAFWARRQAHETRIHRVDAETARGGPLTPVDAPHAVDGIDELLAGFHARPKSRVRTARPRTLRVRAVDADAAWTVRLSADPPRTVRDEAVPEAPADCEVSGTAEELYLVLWNRLPLTSVALTGDREVAGLFTENSAITWS; encoded by the coding sequence GTGGAGACAACGGAGCATGTGACCGCCTTGTCCACGGAGGGCCGGGCACTTGTCGCGGCCGCCCGGGCGGCGGGACCGGACGCACCGGTACCGACCTGTCCGGGCTGGCGTGTGCGTGACCTCCTCCGGCACACCGGCACGGTGCACCGCTGGGCGACCGCGTTCGTGGCCGAAGGCCACAGGACCCACCGGCCCGCCGGCGGCGAACCGGACCTGGACGGTGACGAGTTGGTCGGCTGGTTCGCCGAGGGCCACGGCCTGCTGGTCGACGCGCTCCGGACCGCCCCGCCTGGGCTGGAGTGCTGGGCCTTCCTCCCGGCGCCGTCCCCCCTCGCCTTCTGGGCCCGACGGCAGGCGCATGAGACGAGGATCCACCGGGTGGACGCGGAGACGGCGCGCGGCGGACCGCTCACTCCGGTCGACGCTCCGCATGCCGTGGACGGCATCGACGAACTGCTGGCCGGATTCCACGCCCGGCCCAAGAGCCGCGTGCGGACCGCCCGGCCGCGCACCCTGCGGGTGCGGGCCGTGGACGCGGACGCGGCGTGGACCGTGCGGCTTTCGGCCGACCCGCCGCGGACGGTACGCGACGAAGCCGTGCCGGAGGCCCCCGCCGACTGCGAGGTCAGCGGGACCGCCGAAGAGCTGTACCTGGTCCTGTGGAACCGCCTGCCCCTCACGTCGGTCGCGCTCACGGGCGACCGGGAGGTCGCCGGGCTCTTCACCGAGAACTCCGCGATCACCTGGTCGTGA